In Chryseobacterium shigense, the following proteins share a genomic window:
- a CDS encoding Crp/Fnr family transcriptional regulator, translated as MTELEQYIQSYFKVIQPEQLNRISSLFRPMILKKGDYFLQTGKVCDQLCFIQSGLLRVFTATDDKEITQWIATKGYFGTDLSSFFFKSPSRWTIQALSDTEIYSITNIDYHKITNIVPTWYELEKNFIIQCITYMEDRIFSHLSMSAEERYNSFFETNKELFNQVPLQYIASILGMTPETFSRIRKKQLM; from the coding sequence ATGACAGAACTTGAACAATATATTCAATCTTATTTCAAAGTTATTCAGCCTGAACAATTGAACCGGATAAGTTCACTTTTCAGGCCAATGATTTTGAAAAAGGGAGACTATTTTCTACAAACAGGAAAGGTATGTGACCAGTTATGCTTTATTCAGTCCGGATTATTAAGGGTTTTTACAGCTACGGATGATAAGGAGATCACCCAATGGATTGCCACGAAAGGATATTTCGGAACAGATCTGTCAAGTTTCTTTTTTAAAAGTCCATCCCGCTGGACTATACAGGCATTATCTGATACAGAAATATATTCTATTACCAACATCGATTATCATAAAATCACGAATATAGTTCCAACATGGTATGAATTGGAAAAAAACTTCATCATACAATGCATTACTTATATGGAAGACCGGATTTTCAGCCATCTCTCCATGTCTGCAGAAGAAAGATATAATTCTTTTTTTGAGACCAATAAAGAACTATTTAATCAGGTTCCGCTACAGTACATTGCATCAATATTGGGAATGACACCGGAAACTTTCAGCAGGATCAGGAAAAAACAGCTCATGTAA
- a CDS encoding AMP-dependent synthetase/ligase, whose translation MTIKRLFDIPHYALEKFPKTDMFVTKYQGEWKKTSTLEFINQGNKISRGLLKLGIKPGDKIALITTNSRTEWAVMDLGLSQIGVVSVPVYPSISSEDYEFIFNNAEIQYCFVSDKDLLSKVMKVKHNIPSLQGIFTFDNISGAANWKEILDLGEDDSTQIEVEDLSNAINSEDLATIIYTSGTTGKPKGVMLTHHNIVSNVLGSFPRIPKKKSLDYKDTRVLSFLPICHIFERMLFYLFQYNGFSVYFAESIDKMGENVKEVKPHYMSVVPRLVEKVYDKIYNTGSSAGGLKSKIFFWALNLISKKKDISKPSGLQGIIADKLVFSKWREGLGGEIITLVSGSAALSTRLNLMFQNAGIPILEGYGLTETSPVISVNSFEKMKVGTVGRPLDNLQVKIQEDGEITVKGPSIFKGYFKSEEMTKEAFTEDGFFKTGDIGHIDSEGFLQITDRKKEMFKTSGGKYIAPQTIENQAKASKFIEQIMVVGDGEKMPCALVQPDFEFAKNWAMRNNLNIGSTPAEIAKSPELKERIEKEIEGINEHLGNWEKIKKVELTPEVWGIDTGLLTPTLKLKRKAIKEKFIELYNKMYGHNE comes from the coding sequence ATGACAATCAAAAGATTATTCGATATTCCACACTATGCTTTAGAAAAATTTCCTAAAACAGATATGTTTGTGACGAAGTATCAGGGTGAATGGAAAAAAACTTCAACATTAGAGTTTATCAACCAGGGAAATAAAATATCCAGAGGACTTTTGAAGCTGGGTATAAAACCGGGAGACAAGATAGCTCTGATTACCACCAATTCCCGTACGGAATGGGCGGTAATGGATCTTGGACTGTCACAAATCGGTGTCGTTTCAGTTCCCGTTTATCCGAGTATTTCTTCTGAAGATTATGAATTCATATTTAATAATGCTGAAATACAGTATTGTTTTGTATCTGACAAGGATCTGCTTTCAAAAGTAATGAAGGTAAAACACAATATCCCTTCGCTACAGGGAATTTTCACTTTCGACAATATAAGCGGAGCTGCCAACTGGAAAGAAATTCTGGATCTTGGTGAGGATGATTCCACCCAGATTGAAGTGGAAGATCTTTCCAATGCTATCAATTCGGAGGATCTGGCTACCATTATTTATACTTCAGGAACCACCGGGAAACCAAAAGGCGTAATGCTTACCCACCATAATATTGTGTCCAATGTTTTAGGTTCTTTTCCAAGAATTCCTAAGAAAAAAAGTCTGGATTACAAAGATACAAGGGTGTTGAGCTTCCTTCCTATATGTCATATTTTTGAAAGAATGCTTTTTTATCTCTTCCAGTACAATGGCTTTTCTGTTTACTTCGCTGAAAGCATTGATAAAATGGGGGAAAATGTAAAAGAGGTAAAGCCTCATTATATGAGCGTTGTACCCCGATTGGTGGAAAAGGTATACGATAAAATTTACAATACAGGTTCTTCAGCCGGCGGGCTGAAATCAAAAATATTCTTCTGGGCTTTAAATTTAATCAGCAAGAAAAAAGATATTTCCAAGCCTTCAGGATTACAGGGAATTATTGCTGATAAACTGGTATTTTCAAAATGGAGAGAAGGGCTCGGCGGAGAAATCATCACTTTGGTTTCCGGTTCTGCAGCTTTATCCACGAGATTAAACCTGATGTTCCAGAATGCCGGTATTCCTATTCTGGAAGGGTACGGCCTTACCGAAACTTCACCGGTAATTTCTGTAAACAGTTTTGAAAAAATGAAGGTCGGTACAGTTGGAAGACCATTGGATAACCTACAGGTAAAAATCCAGGAAGACGGTGAAATTACAGTAAAAGGTCCATCTATTTTCAAAGGTTATTTTAAAAGCGAAGAAATGACCAAAGAGGCTTTCACTGAGGACGGATTTTTCAAAACGGGAGACATTGGACATATCGACAGTGAAGGTTTCCTTCAGATCACTGACCGTAAAAAAGAGATGTTTAAAACTTCAGGCGGAAAGTATATTGCACCACAGACAATTGAAAATCAGGCAAAAGCTTCAAAATTCATTGAGCAGATCATGGTGGTGGGAGACGGTGAAAAAATGCCGTGCGCATTGGTACAGCCTGACTTTGAGTTTGCCAAAAACTGGGCCATGAGAAATAACCTGAATATAGGTTCCACTCCTGCAGAAATTGCAAAAAGCCCTGAATTAAAGGAAAGAATTGAAAAGGAAATAGAAGGCATTAATGAGCATCTCGGAAATTGGGAAAAAATTAAAAAGGTTGAATTAACTCCTGAAGTATGGGGCATTGATACCGGACTTCTAACTCCAACTTTAAAGCTTAAGAGAAAAGCGATAAAAGAAAAATTCATAGAGCTGTACAATAAAATGTACGGGCACAACGAATAA
- a CDS encoding zinc ribbon domain-containing protein produces the protein MAKTNDISVEEKLRALYDLQIIDSRLDEIRNTRGELPIEVEDLEIEIEGLEKRAEKFHADIKDQDDQIKTKHEVINHAKTLIEKYKSQQDNVRNNKEFEALGKEIEFQDLEIQLAEKRIKEFGVKIVHKNETLSELNDKISNLKNHLKFKKEELDGLISETQKEEEYLIEQSKEFAGKIDERLLSSYSRIRKSSINGLAVVGLERGAPKGSFFTIPPQKQMEIAQRKKIIIDEHSGKILVDDELVMEENDKMKSVIKF, from the coding sequence ATGGCAAAAACCAACGATATTTCAGTTGAAGAAAAATTAAGAGCTTTATACGATTTGCAGATCATTGATTCAAGATTGGATGAAATCCGAAATACCAGAGGAGAATTGCCAATTGAAGTTGAAGATCTTGAAATTGAAATTGAAGGACTTGAGAAAAGAGCCGAAAAATTTCATGCAGACATCAAGGATCAGGACGATCAGATCAAAACAAAGCATGAAGTGATTAACCATGCAAAAACTTTAATTGAAAAATACAAGTCTCAGCAGGATAATGTAAGAAACAATAAAGAGTTTGAAGCATTAGGAAAAGAAATTGAATTCCAGGATCTGGAAATTCAGCTTGCTGAAAAAAGAATTAAAGAATTCGGAGTTAAAATTGTTCACAAAAACGAAACTTTAAGTGAGCTTAATGACAAAATCAGCAATTTAAAAAACCACCTGAAATTCAAAAAAGAAGAATTGGATGGTCTTATCTCTGAAACTCAAAAAGAAGAAGAATACCTAATAGAGCAGTCCAAAGAATTTGCAGGTAAAATTGATGAAAGATTACTTTCTTCATACAGCAGAATCAGAAAGAGCTCTATCAACGGATTAGCTGTTGTAGGATTAGAAAGAGGTGCTCCGAAAGGATCATTCTTCACAATTCCTCCTCAAAAGCAGATGGAGATTGCACAAAGAAAGAAAATCATTATTGATGAGCACTCTGGGAAAATTCTTGTAGATGACGAATTGGTAATGGAAGAGAACGATAAAATGAAATCTGTAATTAAATTTTAA
- a CDS encoding metal-dependent hydrolase — MFIGHFGLSFAAKKVAPKVSLATLFIATQFVDILWPFMLIFNIEKVAVVPGYTQANAYEFLYFPYTHSLLMGIIWGIIVGFIYFLIKKDIRGSVVIGLCVLSHWFFDLIVHTTDLPITPFGDYKVGFGLWNHVAATLITEFLFFFGGLFVYTSITKAKNKKGTWVLWGLAALLVIVTISNTFGPPPPNSLKVLFISFIILMTLIIFLAGWVDKNREIKSLKDR; from the coding sequence ATGTTTATAGGACATTTTGGTTTATCATTCGCAGCTAAAAAAGTGGCTCCCAAAGTTTCACTGGCAACTCTGTTTATAGCCACTCAATTCGTGGATATTCTCTGGCCGTTTATGCTTATCTTTAATATAGAAAAAGTGGCAGTTGTGCCGGGGTATACTCAGGCGAATGCATACGAATTTCTCTACTTTCCATATACCCACAGCCTTTTGATGGGAATCATCTGGGGAATAATTGTCGGATTCATATACTTTTTAATTAAAAAAGATATTCGCGGCTCTGTTGTCATTGGTCTGTGTGTCCTCAGTCATTGGTTCTTTGATTTAATCGTACATACTACAGACCTGCCCATAACTCCATTCGGAGATTATAAAGTGGGGTTCGGATTATGGAATCACGTTGCAGCTACACTTATTACTGAATTTCTCTTCTTTTTCGGAGGCTTGTTTGTATACACCTCCATAACAAAAGCCAAAAATAAAAAAGGTACCTGGGTACTTTGGGGACTGGCAGCATTACTTGTAATCGTAACTATCTCCAATACATTCGGACCTCCCCCGCCCAATTCTCTTAAAGTTTTATTTATATCTTTTATTATTCTTATGACTCTTATTATTTTCCTTGCCGGCTGGGTTGATAAAAACCGTGAGATAAAATCTTTGAAAGACAGGTAA
- a CDS encoding DUF4349 domain-containing protein, whose translation MKKFILLVAVSSTFIMCKEGKAEKSQVEDTLHAADSAAAAVNETVNSINNTADKVLDSANVRIKDFEDAKGEIQQKIENTSKIVDSLTDKIASTKLESKIEKKDSVEKKAEKVIVNVPAPKVIKETKIVYKDKPQNDSYELKNKMVKTGILSVQADNAETVKEFVKEETIKNNGYVKSEELSYVATEAANRNSSYSESNQKVYYMDIKVPIRNFDDLMNDLSDIGDIETKSIQVSGNNYTDNTLCTITVTLTDRSVNEKQPETFGEKSLAAVSSGWGVITSVFLFILPLWPLFLIGGIGYYFYKKKNKKFTDNNPQ comes from the coding sequence ATGAAAAAATTCATATTACTGGTGGCTGTTTCAAGCACATTCATTATGTGTAAAGAAGGAAAAGCTGAAAAATCTCAGGTGGAAGATACTTTACATGCCGCAGACAGTGCCGCTGCTGCAGTAAATGAAACCGTAAATTCTATCAATAATACAGCAGACAAAGTTCTGGACTCCGCCAATGTGAGAATAAAAGATTTTGAGGATGCCAAAGGCGAAATCCAGCAGAAAATAGAAAATACTTCCAAGATCGTAGATTCTTTAACTGATAAAATTGCCTCAACAAAACTGGAATCTAAAATTGAGAAAAAAGATTCCGTGGAGAAAAAAGCTGAAAAGGTAATCGTAAATGTTCCAGCTCCAAAAGTGATCAAAGAAACCAAAATTGTTTATAAGGATAAACCTCAAAATGACAGCTATGAACTCAAAAACAAAATGGTAAAAACGGGTATTCTGTCCGTACAAGCAGACAATGCAGAAACCGTGAAGGAATTCGTAAAGGAAGAAACCATAAAAAATAACGGTTATGTTAAAAGTGAAGAGCTTTCCTATGTTGCCACAGAAGCAGCCAACAGAAATTCTTCTTACTCAGAAAGCAACCAGAAGGTATATTATATGGATATTAAAGTTCCGATCCGTAATTTTGACGACTTAATGAATGATCTGAGCGACATTGGCGATATTGAGACTAAAAGCATACAGGTTTCCGGAAATAACTATACAGACAATACTTTATGCACGATAACTGTAACACTTACGGATAGATCAGTTAATGAAAAGCAGCCTGAAACTTTTGGTGAGAAATCGCTGGCAGCAGTTTCATCCGGTTGGGGAGTGATCACTTCTGTCTTCCTTTTTATTCTTCCGTTGTGGCCTTTGTTCCTGATTGGCGGAATAGGGTATTATTTTTACAAGAAGAAAAATAAAAAATTCACCGACAATAATCCTCAATAA
- a CDS encoding acyl-CoA dehydrogenase, which translates to MDFNLSEEQLMIQQAARDFAQNELLPEVIERDRDQKFPTEQVKKMGEMGLLGMMVDPKYGGAGMDSVSYVLAMEEIAKIDASAAVVMSVNNSLVCAGLEKFASEEQKVKYLTPLASGKVIGAFALSEPEAGSDATSQKTTAEDKGDYYLLNGIKNWITNGGTASYYIVIAQTDPEKKHKGINAFIVERGWEGFEVGVKEDKLGIRGSDTHSLIFNNVKVPKENRIGEDGFGFNFAMAVLNGGRIGIASQALGIASGAYELALKYAKTRKAFKTEIINHQAIAFKLADMATQITAARMLCFKAACEKDAGKDISESGAMAKLYASQVAMDTTIEAVQIHGGYGYVKEYHVERMMRDAKITQIYEGTSEIQKIVISRSIAK; encoded by the coding sequence ATGGACTTTAATTTATCGGAAGAACAGCTGATGATTCAGCAGGCTGCAAGAGATTTTGCACAAAATGAACTATTACCTGAAGTTATTGAGAGAGACCGCGATCAGAAATTCCCTACAGAACAAGTAAAGAAAATGGGTGAAATGGGGCTTCTGGGAATGATGGTAGATCCTAAATACGGAGGAGCAGGTATGGACAGTGTTTCTTACGTTTTGGCAATGGAAGAGATCGCAAAAATAGATGCTTCTGCAGCTGTTGTAATGTCCGTAAACAACTCTTTGGTATGTGCAGGTCTTGAAAAATTCGCCTCCGAAGAACAAAAAGTAAAATACCTTACTCCTCTTGCGAGCGGAAAAGTAATTGGAGCCTTTGCGCTATCTGAGCCTGAAGCAGGTTCTGATGCAACTTCTCAAAAGACAACAGCAGAAGACAAAGGAGATTACTACCTTTTAAACGGTATTAAGAACTGGATTACCAACGGTGGAACTGCCTCTTATTATATCGTAATTGCACAGACAGACCCGGAAAAAAAACATAAAGGAATCAATGCTTTCATCGTAGAAAGAGGATGGGAAGGTTTTGAAGTTGGTGTGAAGGAAGATAAATTGGGAATCAGAGGAAGTGATACACACTCTTTGATCTTCAACAACGTAAAAGTGCCTAAAGAAAACAGAATCGGGGAAGACGGATTCGGATTTAATTTTGCTATGGCAGTATTGAACGGTGGTAGAATCGGGATTGCTTCACAGGCATTAGGTATCGCTTCAGGTGCTTACGAACTGGCTTTAAAATATGCAAAAACAAGAAAAGCTTTCAAAACCGAGATCATCAACCACCAGGCTATTGCTTTCAAGCTAGCGGATATGGCTACCCAGATCACGGCGGCAAGAATGCTGTGCTTTAAAGCTGCATGTGAGAAAGATGCAGGTAAAGATATCTCTGAAAGCGGTGCAATGGCAAAACTGTATGCTTCTCAGGTGGCTATGGATACTACTATTGAAGCAGTACAGATCCACGGAGGATACGGATACGTAAAAGAATACCACGTAGAAAGAATGATGAGAGATGCAAAAATAACGCAGATCTATGAAGGTACTTCCGAGATTCAGAAAATAGTGATCTCCAGAAGTATTGCAAAATAA